The following are encoded in a window of Anopheles bellator unplaced genomic scaffold, idAnoBellAS_SP24_06.2 scaffold00215_ctg1, whole genome shotgun sequence genomic DNA:
- the LOC131214197 gene encoding glycine, alanine and asparagine-rich protein-like, whose translation MPYSFHHRLPCSSPSSVQPMDLNTHSAVSAAAAAAAASAAVYSQSISMTDLSQMTPPSAVAAATTAAGLPTVIPRHLPIITSAIASNPTVISDGSGSSVSASGGSVADSGGNGSGGRTPNGSVATNIDLETTGSIGGSIGNRGESNSSGISENNVEPGSQQHLQVSQQQPHPQGGQYMTRLE comes from the coding sequence ATGCCTTATTCCTTCCACCACCGATTACCGTGCAGTTCACCGTCTAGTGTACAACCGATGGACCTAAACACTCACTCGGCAGTttcggccgcagcagccgctgcagcTGCGTCAGCCGCTGTTTACAGTCAGTCAATTAGTATGACAGATCTCTCGCAGATGACACCTCCGAgtgcggtggcggcagcgacCACCGCTGCTGGTCTCCCAACTGTAATACCACGTCACCTACCAATTATTACCAGTGCGATAGCGTCGAATCCCACTGTGATTTCTGACGGGAGCGGCAGTTCCGTCAGCGCTTCTGGTGGAAGTGTAGCTGATAGTGGTGGTAATGGAAGTGGCGGTCGTACACCCAATGGTTCAGTGGCAACTAACATCGATCTGGAAACGACAGGCAGCATCGGTGGCTCCATTGGCAATAGAGGAGAGAGTAACAGCAGTGGAATTTCGGAAAACAATGTTGAACCAGGTAGCCAGCAACATTTGCAAGtcagccaacaacaacctcaCCCTCAAGGTGGCCAATATATGACGCGACTAGAATAA